The genomic DNA TAGGACAGAAATAAAACTTGGGTCGAACTCTTCTTTGGTGTCAAGATAATAGCTATGAATAGTCATCGACTCCCGGGAAAGGGTAGAAGAATGGGACCTATTATGGGACATACAATGCATTACAGACGTATGATCATTACGCTTCAATTGAGTTATTCTATTCCACctctaagaaagaaaagaacttAAATCAAAATACTTAATAGCATTGCGATACATTTATACAAAACTTCTATTATTAAATGCACTCTAAtactttaaatgaaaaataatatacatcAATAACACGGTCGTAccagttatttttttcaaatttataaaaatattaaaataaactgatcatcattttttaaaaatattaattaatctccttatattaaataaaataaatgttaataattattaattaaaaaataaaattttaatctaaaaatttcaaatatttttattataatctcaaattttaaaaatatttttatttttattataatctcaattaaaaaaaattattgttactCGTCTGAATATTTAACTACTCCACGCATTCAACAAGAGCAGAGGCTGATACAATTCCTAAAACATAcgtacatacatacatacattatTACATCATAATTAAGCAACCGACATTTTAACGAAGTAGAAGAAGATATACAGCCCATTCTGGTATCAGACGTACAACTCATGAGTCTATAAACTAACCAGCACATAGAGCGCATATAGGATTCCTGGAATGTAGCCCAGAATGGTTAGCAGCAAGTCTATCCAGAACTCCACCTGCAATTTCATCCATAGTATTATTTTTTGGCagagggagagaaagagagagtacCGAGTTAGTGAGTTACCCCACAGCCATAGCGGAGGAAGACGCCGACAGGGGGAAGGAGAATGGCCAGCAAGACTTCCAGGAAGGTTGCTGTGCCCATTGCTCTGCCTAATCTTCACCTTGTGAAGTCCTTTGAGATGGCGGTGGCCTTTTGATGGGGGGTTGCAGGGCAGGTGTTAAGCCTGAGGATGACACGTAGTGGGGGTCGTGAGGCACGTGTCGTGCTGTCAACAACACCTATCCTTCTCGTTTTCCTGGAGGACACACATCTGGAGTTCAGGTCAGGCATGGACCACCGCCCAAAATCAGTCAGAGATACCGTCATCACAAGAGAAATGTTTTTGTGACTTGGATAATAGTCACGTGCCCGTTgatatttttgaagtaaaaaGATTGCCTTCAGAAAATgcatttacaaattttattgttGACGTTAATTACAATATCAGTATAGTATTGGAGCAAttacaaattaaacaaaagaaaataaaaaaactagagGAAAAGGAAATCTTCATCTACTTCTACATCGGCATCATTGCCATCAAAGTCCCCCTCAGCAGCCTCTTGCATCAAAGAAGCCGTCAATAATGTTCGGTGAACTCGAGAAACACGATGTACTCTTTTAACTCTCTAGCTATACCTAAGCATGTCTCTGCTTCTTTCTAACGTGAAAGGTCAATCGATACCACCTctcaaataataacaataataattaccTCTCAACGTAATAACAACCTAATAAAAGTGAATAAGAACATTCAATAAAAACCCATTACATGAAgctaaaaaaccaatttttttttttggctttaataaaatggagatataaaataatcaagTACTCATTAGTTTCTTTGAAAACTTATGTaagtatatttcaatatttgagGTAATCccataaaatgaagaaaaaaaaagattaggaATAAATTATAACACaagatttctcaaaaaaaaaaaaaattgatgagacAACCAATAACTTTATCCTTCAACTCtaaaacaatatcaaaaaaCACAAtcattactttcttttctttttttcatcactttattttttattttatttaatatatcaaaGCTTAATGCTATTTTTATTTGGGCTTACAAAatatccaaatataaaataatataatacatGAGTTCATTGGTCGGGCAAACTTATCCCAACAAAAATTTGATTATAGATATGATGATTATGacttaaaatttggaaattttgagagaagaaTTAGTTTGATGGTTGGGTAAGtctaaggaaaatgataaaaaaaaaagatgaattgAGGGTGATGACGCTTCGAAATGAAATGGTCACTTATAGTATGAATTCCTTGTTCGAAATTTTAGCATAAACCAATTTTGACAAATATCTATAATAGGTTTGCTTCGAAATGTGATGGCAATGGAATATATGTTAGAAGTTTTCATGCAATATAATCAATCCAA from Vitis riparia cultivar Riparia Gloire de Montpellier isolate 1030 chromosome 8, EGFV_Vit.rip_1.0, whole genome shotgun sequence includes the following:
- the LOC117921021 gene encoding low temperature-induced protein lt101.2, coding for MGTATFLEVLLAILLPPVGVFLRYGCGVEFWIDLLLTILGYIPGILYALYVLVSL